From one Rhodanobacteraceae bacterium genomic stretch:
- a CDS encoding peptidylprolyl isomerase has product MIRNTLISLLFMALFGAQAELPAQALGSNIDQIVAVVEEEIILRSELDQALTGIRRQYQGRENQLPPADVLERQVLERLTLVRLQLQRADATGVRVTDTEVDDAIGRILRQNQIDLNQLQQQLRNDGFTLAEFRKTMRDELMVQKLRQRVVDSRADVSPSELEIALASGVHRKGEVRLSVLLIGVPDGANAEQIETARSKTEGVKKLIDDGTMDFAAAAIRYSDAGQALEGGDLGWRRYDQIPPAFADLVSGMQVGEVSQALRTPSGFYLVKLADKRETSQIMVTEFNARKIVVKVTELQGPDEARREIDAIYARLQKGDDFEKLARELSEDDASAPLGGEICWFALESLDPEFSEMIAQLKDGEYSRPFRDPSGWQVVQRVGTRTADRTEDYVRGQVMESLRQRKGEEAYEQFLRQLRGEAYIDYRLAKS; this is encoded by the coding sequence ATGATCCGCAACACATTGATTTCATTGCTCTTTATGGCGCTTTTCGGAGCCCAGGCGGAGCTCCCGGCGCAGGCTCTGGGAAGCAACATCGACCAGATCGTCGCGGTGGTCGAGGAAGAAATCATCCTGCGCAGCGAACTGGACCAGGCGCTCACCGGCATCCGCCGCCAGTACCAGGGTCGCGAGAACCAACTGCCCCCGGCCGACGTGCTGGAGCGTCAGGTGCTCGAGCGCCTGACGCTGGTCCGGCTGCAGCTCCAGCGTGCCGACGCCACCGGCGTGCGCGTGACCGATACCGAGGTCGACGATGCCATCGGCCGGATCCTGCGCCAGAACCAGATCGACCTGAACCAGTTGCAGCAACAGCTGCGCAACGACGGCTTCACCCTGGCCGAGTTCCGCAAGACCATGCGCGACGAGCTGATGGTGCAGAAACTGCGCCAGCGCGTGGTGGATTCGCGTGCCGATGTCAGCCCGTCGGAACTGGAGATCGCGCTCGCCAGCGGCGTGCATCGCAAGGGCGAGGTGCGCCTCTCGGTGCTGCTGATCGGCGTGCCGGACGGCGCCAATGCCGAGCAGATCGAGACCGCGCGCAGCAAGACCGAGGGCGTGAAGAAACTGATCGACGACGGCACCATGGATTTCGCGGCCGCGGCCATCCGCTACTCGGACGCTGGCCAGGCGCTCGAGGGCGGAGACCTTGGCTGGCGCCGCTACGACCAGATCCCGCCGGCCTTCGCCGATCTTGTCAGCGGCATGCAGGTGGGCGAAGTGTCGCAAGCGCTGCGCACGCCCAGCGGCTTCTATCTGGTCAAATTGGCCGACAAGCGCGAGACCAGCCAGATCATGGTCACCGAGTTCAACGCGCGCAAGATCGTGGTCAAGGTCACCGAGTTGCAGGGCCCCGACGAAGCTCGCCGCGAGATCGACGCGATCTACGCCCGGCTGCAGAAGGGCGATGACTTCGAGAAGCTCGCCCGCGAGCTTTCCGAGGATGACGCCAGCGCCCCGCTCGGCGGCGAGATCTGTTGGTTCGCGCTCGAAAGCCTCGATCCCGAGTTCTCCGAGATGATCGCCCAGCTCAAGGACGGTGAATACAGCCGCCCCTTCCGGGATCCTTCCGGCTGGCAGGTGGTGCAGCGCGTCGGCACCCGCACCGCAGACCGCACCGAGGACTATGTGCGCGGCCAGGTGATGGAGAGCCTGCGCCAGCGCAAGGGCGAGGAAGCCTACGAGCAGTTCCTGCGTCAGCTTCGCGGCGAGGCGTATATCGACTACCGGCTGGCGAAAAGCTGA
- the pdxA gene encoding 4-hydroxythreonine-4-phosphate dehydrogenase PdxA, translating to MHRIALTAGEPAGIGPELLVRIAQRAWPFRVVAIADRRCLHGAAARLGLPLTLVEDDPSQRQPLAAGQLALHPSPLAQAAMPGRLDPRNAGATLAMLRSAADGALHGRFDAIVTAPVQKSVLDHPEAPFYGHTEFFQALAGVEHVVMMLVAPADGARPALRVALATTHLPLRAVADAMQPDTLERCLRVLDAGLRRDYGIAAPRIAVLGLNPHAGEDGHLGDEEQRVIIPLLQRLRGEGMQLEGPLPADTAFSPKRLAQTDAFLAMYHDQGLPVLKFAAFGRAVNVTLGLPYVRTSVDHGTALDLAGKGEADPGSLEAALTEAARMLDARHGQG from the coding sequence ATGCACCGCATCGCCCTGACCGCCGGTGAGCCGGCGGGCATCGGTCCCGAACTGCTGGTGCGCATCGCCCAGCGGGCGTGGCCATTCCGCGTGGTGGCAATCGCCGACCGCCGCTGCCTGCATGGTGCCGCCGCGCGCCTGGGGCTGCCGTTGACGCTGGTCGAGGACGATCCCAGCCAGCGCCAGCCACTGGCTGCGGGACAACTCGCGCTGCATCCCTCTCCGCTGGCGCAAGCGGCGATGCCGGGCCGGCTCGATCCGCGCAATGCCGGCGCTACCCTGGCGATGCTGCGCAGCGCCGCTGACGGGGCGCTGCATGGTCGTTTCGATGCGATCGTCACCGCGCCGGTGCAGAAAAGCGTGCTCGACCACCCCGAAGCACCGTTCTACGGGCATACCGAGTTCTTTCAGGCGCTGGCGGGCGTCGAGCACGTGGTGATGATGCTGGTCGCGCCCGCGGATGGCGCGCGACCGGCTTTGCGCGTGGCACTGGCCACCACCCACCTGCCGCTGCGCGCGGTGGCCGACGCGATGCAGCCGGACACCCTGGAACGCTGCCTGCGAGTGCTCGATGCCGGCCTCCGCCGGGACTATGGCATCGCAGCGCCGCGCATCGCGGTGCTCGGCCTGAATCCGCATGCCGGTGAGGACGGGCATCTCGGCGACGAGGAGCAGCGCGTCATCATCCCGCTGCTGCAGCGCCTGCGCGGCGAGGGCATGCAACTGGAAGGCCCGCTGCCGGCCGACACCGCCTTTTCCCCGAAACGCCTGGCGCAGACCGATGCCTTCCTCGCGATGTACCACGACCAGGGCCTGCCGGTGCTCAAGTTCGCCGCCTTTGGCCGCGCGGTCAACGTGACCCTCGGCCTGCCCTATGTGCGCACCTCGGTGGACCACGGGACAGCACTTGATCTCGCCGGCAAGGGTGAGGCCGATCCCGGCTCGCTGGAAGCGGCGCTGACCGAGGCCGCACGCATGCTGGATGCCCGCCATGGCCAGGGGTGA
- a CDS encoding S8 family serine peptidase, with translation MSRVLLSRAAASLAALALGLSAQAATVDPAVNAALKAAPDARARVLVKLSGQADLSAAARIEDWNERGWAVYRALSGAAERTQEPLLQRLQASRAAGHIAGVQRYWIVNLISLEADRVAIDELAASPEVEAILAPMKLEVPIVLPELPAAVPTAIEWGVSKIRAPEVWSSYGTTGAGVVAANVDTGVQFNHPALVNQYRGNLGGGSFDHNYNWFDPTGATTFPTAVEGSHGTHVMGTEIGDDGAGNQIGVAPGAKWMAAYGCCPDNEALLLAQQFMLAPTDLAGNNPDPGRRPHVLNQSWGGPGGSQIFEDVIAALRASGVFPAFSAGNSGGNGCGSLGSPGDNPSSFNVASTNSSDGISGSSSRGPNPITGMVGPEVAAPGVSVRSSVPTNSYAVFSGTSMASPHVAGAVALLISLEPKLMGQVEQLEELLRKTAVPLNVAQTCGGVNAATAVPNNAFGWGRIDVKAAADMVYQAGWLQGSVLVDGAPREGVVVSFSRLGDTLTTTTDAAGNYRVVAGAGTYAMSASHQGQTVNAAGVVVTQNATTQQDFSIGATQYFTLAGQFQPAAPAMIVVLGHPAIPPAWADAGGNFSVQIPAPGADIRVVHPGFQTQVLRVNGSGGTINQIIPLAPTQNYVCRDNTEAGGPTYAWTDATGGTAYNLDDDASSASITLPGTFTYFGTDHTTVRINSNGFLYFGATSFSTANMYLPFEGIPNNDAMAFGEDLNPALGAQGSIHSQVRGSSLVVQYTQVQHWAGGFRETFQIILDTATDTMTYQYHTLSWPDFATVGVENASGSVGQLYSYRNSAGLVAGRAVQFTPASGAAVNWGCDHAFTLSVSDDADPVPAGSTVTYRIHWNAVGYGGSTSAMVTADIPAGATFVDSSGGVVPVNGTISWPQGNLRPGAEGELWFRVIANSPSTLNINATIGDIDGEQRTATESTTVGAPAENLFRNGFEGN, from the coding sequence ATGTCGCGAGTTCTCCTTTCACGCGCTGCCGCCAGCCTGGCTGCTCTCGCGCTCGGCCTTTCGGCACAGGCGGCGACCGTCGATCCGGCCGTGAATGCCGCACTGAAGGCCGCGCCCGACGCCCGCGCGCGCGTGCTGGTCAAGCTCTCCGGCCAGGCCGACCTCAGCGCCGCGGCGCGTATCGAGGACTGGAACGAGCGCGGCTGGGCGGTCTACCGCGCGCTCAGCGGCGCCGCGGAGCGCACCCAGGAGCCGTTGCTGCAACGCCTGCAGGCCTCGCGCGCCGCCGGCCATATCGCCGGCGTGCAGCGCTACTGGATCGTCAACCTGATCTCGCTGGAAGCGGACCGGGTCGCGATCGATGAACTCGCCGCCAGCCCGGAAGTGGAGGCGATCCTGGCGCCAATGAAGCTGGAAGTACCGATCGTGCTGCCTGAACTGCCTGCGGCCGTCCCGACCGCCATCGAGTGGGGTGTCAGCAAGATCCGCGCACCGGAAGTCTGGAGTTCCTACGGCACCACCGGCGCAGGCGTGGTCGCGGCCAATGTCGACACCGGCGTGCAGTTCAATCACCCGGCGCTGGTCAACCAGTACCGCGGAAACCTCGGTGGCGGCAGTTTCGACCACAACTACAACTGGTTCGACCCCACCGGAGCGACAACATTTCCGACCGCCGTCGAGGGATCCCACGGCACCCATGTGATGGGCACCGAGATCGGCGACGACGGCGCCGGCAACCAGATAGGCGTGGCACCCGGTGCGAAGTGGATGGCGGCCTATGGCTGCTGTCCCGACAACGAGGCGCTGTTGCTGGCGCAGCAGTTCATGCTCGCCCCCACCGATCTCGCCGGCAACAACCCCGACCCGGGCCGACGCCCGCATGTGCTGAACCAGTCCTGGGGTGGCCCCGGCGGCAGCCAGATCTTCGAGGACGTGATCGCGGCTCTGCGGGCCAGCGGCGTGTTCCCCGCCTTTTCCGCCGGCAACAGCGGCGGCAACGGCTGCGGCAGCCTGGGCTCGCCGGGCGACAATCCCTCGTCGTTCAACGTGGCGTCGACCAACAGCAGCGACGGCATCTCGGGCTCTTCCTCGCGCGGCCCGAACCCGATCACGGGCATGGTCGGGCCTGAGGTTGCGGCACCCGGTGTCAGCGTGCGCTCCAGCGTGCCCACCAATTCCTACGCGGTCTTCTCCGGCACCTCGATGGCGTCGCCGCATGTGGCTGGCGCCGTCGCGCTGCTGATATCGCTGGAGCCCAAGCTGATGGGCCAGGTCGAGCAACTGGAAGAACTGCTGCGCAAGACCGCGGTGCCACTGAACGTGGCGCAGACCTGTGGCGGCGTCAACGCCGCCACCGCGGTCCCCAACAACGCATTCGGATGGGGCCGGATCGACGTCAAGGCTGCGGCCGACATGGTCTACCAGGCTGGCTGGCTGCAAGGCTCGGTGCTGGTGGACGGCGCACCCAGGGAGGGTGTCGTGGTCAGCTTCAGCCGCCTCGGCGACACCCTGACCACCACCACCGACGCAGCGGGCAACTATCGCGTCGTTGCCGGCGCAGGGACCTATGCGATGAGCGCCTCGCACCAGGGCCAGACGGTCAATGCCGCCGGCGTGGTGGTCACCCAGAACGCCACCACCCAGCAGGATTTCAGCATCGGCGCAACCCAGTACTTCACGCTCGCCGGGCAGTTCCAGCCGGCCGCGCCGGCGATGATCGTGGTCCTCGGCCACCCGGCCATTCCGCCAGCCTGGGCCGATGCCGGCGGCAACTTCAGTGTGCAGATCCCGGCACCCGGCGCGGACATCCGGGTGGTCCATCCGGGCTTCCAGACCCAGGTGCTGCGGGTGAACGGCAGCGGTGGCACGATCAACCAGATCATTCCGTTGGCGCCGACTCAGAATTATGTCTGCCGCGACAACACCGAGGCTGGCGGCCCAACCTACGCCTGGACCGATGCAACGGGCGGCACCGCCTACAACCTGGACGACGACGCCAGTTCGGCCAGCATCACGCTCCCGGGCACCTTCACCTATTTCGGTACCGATCACACCACGGTGCGGATCAATTCGAACGGCTTCCTTTACTTCGGCGCGACCAGTTTCTCCACCGCCAACATGTACCTGCCCTTCGAGGGCATCCCCAACAACGATGCGATGGCCTTCGGCGAGGACCTGAATCCCGCGCTGGGTGCTCAGGGAAGCATCCACTCGCAGGTGCGCGGCAGTTCCCTGGTGGTGCAGTACACCCAGGTGCAGCACTGGGCCGGCGGGTTCCGGGAGACCTTCCAGATCATCCTCGACACGGCCACCGACACGATGACCTACCAGTACCACACGCTCAGCTGGCCGGACTTCGCCACGGTCGGCGTGGAGAACGCCAGCGGCAGCGTGGGCCAGCTGTACTCGTACCGCAACTCCGCCGGCCTGGTGGCCGGCCGCGCGGTGCAGTTCACGCCGGCCAGCGGCGCGGCGGTGAACTGGGGCTGCGACCACGCCTTCACCCTCTCCGTGTCGGACGATGCCGATCCGGTGCCGGCCGGCAGCACCGTCACCTACCGCATCCATTGGAACGCCGTCGGCTACGGCGGCTCGACGAGTGCAATGGTCACCGCGGATATCCCAGCGGGCGCCACATTCGTGGATTCCTCCGGCGGGGTGGTTCCGGTGAATGGGACGATCTCCTGGCCGCAGGGCAACCTGCGCCCGGGCGCTGAAGGCGAGCTGTGGTTCCGGGTGATCGCCAACAGTCCGTCCACCCTGAACATCAACGCCACCATCGGCGACATCGACGGCGAGCAGCGCACTGCGACCGAATCGACCACCGTCGGCGCCCCGGCGGAGAACCTGTTCCGGAACGGGTTCGAGGGGAACTGA
- the lptD gene encoding LPS assembly protein LptD, translated as MRSQHASRWLLLGLALAPLPAALAAELCPVDPWQCERSADGWRCAGQPKALESGKADSAARAAASTELKGDQLEGKDGEKVRVDGNASAVRADQRLRADSIEYDVASDSAKASGNVRYDDASNAFYATEATADLAKDTTSLTDVRYALKARRGQGRADRVSTQGGNRTTLEGVTYTACPGDDPSWQIEASQLAIDHEAGQATARDFKVRVGGVPILYSPYASFPIDDRRKSGFLAPKIGGGSDGFDFAAPYYWNIAPNYDATLTPRLISERGFQAGGEFRYLHAGGSGTLDGEWLPDDDLFGDDRDRYRLRHHGQLLPGVRLDADINHVSDDRYFVDLGDSLNTSSTSVLGSLAQLSGGGRNWRWSVLADEYELILPDVDERIQHDPYQRKPRAFAAFDERYRGWRYGGYAEWVDFRRDDLCALDGNGDRLCTDVDQGRRLDVAPYLGYAWEPSWGFLRMRGTLRHTSYDLDRALPGDESPSRTTPIFSTDAGLLFERPNAFGRSDWRQTLEPRLYYLNVPERDQSDIPVFDTAPFDFSYAQLFRDNRYTGADRQIDANQLTLALTTRLLDDATGAERAALSLGQVQYFDAPEVYLPGEEDPFRVDDRQRSAYVLELRSALGRTWTLSGGYRYDPERSRTDFGAVRLQKRFGDEGLLNIGYRYRPDQGSAVVAAPGDPPLVYFGDGRIGIEQADVSALVPINQNWRAVFRWNYSLRESTTLEAVAGFEYVSCCYSVRLLSRNYLRGIGTERRNAIFLEFELTGLGSLGRDTGDFLRRAILGYQPFGGTQE; from the coding sequence ATGAGATCGCAACACGCATCGCGCTGGCTGCTGCTCGGCCTGGCCCTGGCGCCGCTGCCCGCCGCGCTGGCCGCCGAACTGTGCCCGGTGGATCCCTGGCAGTGCGAGCGCTCGGCGGACGGCTGGCGTTGCGCCGGCCAGCCCAAGGCGCTGGAGAGCGGCAAGGCGGACTCCGCTGCGCGCGCGGCCGCCTCCACCGAGCTCAAGGGCGACCAGCTCGAGGGCAAGGACGGCGAGAAGGTACGTGTCGACGGCAATGCGAGCGCGGTGCGCGCGGACCAGCGCCTGCGCGCAGACAGCATCGAATACGACGTTGCCAGCGACAGCGCCAAAGCCAGCGGCAATGTGCGCTATGACGACGCCAGCAACGCCTTCTACGCCACCGAGGCGACCGCCGACCTGGCCAAGGACACCACTTCGCTCACCGATGTCCGCTATGCGCTCAAGGCCCGCCGCGGACAGGGCCGCGCCGACCGGGTCAGCACACAGGGCGGCAACAGGACCACGCTCGAAGGCGTCACCTACACCGCATGCCCGGGCGACGATCCCTCGTGGCAGATCGAGGCGAGCCAGCTTGCCATCGACCATGAAGCCGGCCAGGCCACGGCACGCGATTTCAAGGTGCGGGTCGGCGGCGTGCCGATCCTCTACTCGCCCTATGCCAGCTTCCCGATCGACGATCGCCGCAAGAGCGGCTTCCTGGCGCCCAAGATCGGCGGCGGCAGTGATGGCTTCGACTTTGCCGCGCCGTATTACTGGAACATCGCGCCGAACTATGACGCCACCCTGACGCCGCGCCTGATCAGCGAGCGCGGCTTCCAGGCAGGCGGCGAGTTCCGCTACCTCCACGCGGGCGGCTCGGGGACGCTGGACGGCGAATGGCTGCCGGACGACGATCTCTTCGGGGACGACCGTGACCGCTACCGCTTGCGCCATCACGGGCAGCTGCTGCCCGGTGTGCGCCTGGACGCGGACATCAACCACGTCTCGGACGACCGCTACTTCGTCGACCTCGGCGATTCGCTGAACACCTCGTCCACCAGCGTGCTCGGCAGCCTCGCACAGCTCTCCGGAGGCGGCCGCAACTGGCGCTGGAGCGTGCTCGCCGACGAGTACGAGCTGATCCTGCCGGACGTAGACGAACGCATCCAGCACGATCCCTATCAGCGCAAGCCGCGCGCCTTTGCCGCCTTCGACGAGCGCTACCGCGGCTGGCGCTACGGCGGTTACGCCGAATGGGTGGATTTCCGGCGCGACGATCTGTGCGCACTGGACGGCAATGGCGACCGCCTCTGCACCGATGTGGACCAGGGCCGGCGCCTGGACGTCGCGCCCTACCTCGGCTACGCCTGGGAGCCGTCCTGGGGCTTCCTGCGCATGCGCGGCACCCTGCGCCACACCAGCTATGACCTCGACCGCGCGCTGCCGGGCGACGAATCGCCCAGCCGCACCACGCCAATTTTCAGCACCGATGCGGGCTTGCTGTTCGAACGCCCGAACGCCTTCGGCCGCAGCGACTGGCGGCAGACGCTGGAGCCGCGGCTCTACTATCTCAACGTGCCCGAGCGCGACCAGTCGGACATCCCGGTGTTCGACACCGCGCCGTTCGATTTCAGTTACGCCCAGCTGTTCCGTGACAACCGCTACACCGGCGCGGACCGCCAGATCGATGCCAATCAGCTCACCCTGGCGCTGACCACGCGCCTCCTGGACGACGCCACCGGCGCCGAGCGCGCCGCGCTGAGTCTGGGCCAGGTGCAGTATTTCGATGCGCCCGAGGTCTACCTGCCCGGCGAGGAAGACCCCTTTCGCGTCGACGATCGCCAGCGCTCGGCCTATGTACTGGAACTGCGCAGCGCGCTCGGGCGAACCTGGACGCTCTCCGGCGGTTACCGCTACGACCCGGAGCGCAGCCGCACCGACTTCGGCGCGGTGCGCCTGCAGAAGCGCTTCGGCGACGAGGGGCTGCTCAACATCGGCTACCGCTATCGTCCGGACCAGGGCAGCGCAGTTGTCGCTGCGCCCGGCGATCCGCCGCTGGTTTACTTCGGCGACGGGCGCATCGGCATCGAGCAGGCAGATGTCTCCGCGCTGGTGCCGATCAACCAGAACTGGCGCGCCGTATTCCGCTGGAACTATTCCTTGCGCGAGTCCACGACCCTCGAAGCGGTGGCGGGTTTCGAGTACGTCAGCTGCTGCTACAGCGTACGTTTGCTTTCGAGGAACTATCTTCGCGGTATCGGTACGGAACGCCGCAACGCGATCTTCCTGGAGTTCGAGCTGACGGGCTTGGGCTCCCTGGGACGCGACACAGGCGATTTCCTGCGCCGTGCTATCCTCGGTTATCAGCCTTTCGGGGGCACCCAAGAATGA
- a CDS encoding TonB-dependent receptor — protein sequence MARSLAGFVLAGAALPVLAEAADKAATATELDAVKVTGEIVYRDRTEATAPVLSYDLSYFQRFEPLTVGDMLKRVPSVAFLSDVLEYDGVRLRGLDSAYTQILINGEKVPGAGFDRSFFVDRIPAELVERIEIVRSASADRSGDAIAGTLNIVLRDGYSLDGGYLRAGGLHYDDGVNRGLGGVVWGGAVGPGRLLLGANVQGRRNPKDKFSQRFDEPGGTLDNTEVQTDVRSGTDSSFSGSYAAPVGNGQLDLNAFFVRTDRLQDEDSLEYRSGIENNANLLTLNDNDVEIDTRNWSFDGGFVHDAWGGENKYRIGYAAFDDEQFEFEDEIEYLRDSNPFPEDDRFTGDQTYTDLEDREFSAKFSHERGSDELKWKFGLEYQAKDRDTSILTDRNRITIPNPPATRPAIPGSYGPFLPPPGGVGTIEEDRIDPFVKLSGERGILEWEAGLRYQYTETTIIDETADAADRRNERDDGQLLPSAHLRWNLTDIDRITASFARTMRRPNFDAITPALLEAELGDNDLLGNPDLDPETAWGFDLGYERRIGRDGVFGLNFFYRDISDLIEIASTGEEGSEGEGTLVLQPRNTGDGEVWGVEFDLSTPLTVFGLENTGVFLNYSWLDSEIEDVFGTRQFNSQSDYVANVGFIHEIPSWGTSFGVTWRKQGAALGRIVGEEVETTYGADVEAFIEKRFGEQFTLRLTGSNLNDAAKDETFRKFNTIADQLALEYDEYELETETGGPVYQLVARYAFQ from the coding sequence ATGGCCCGTTCCCTAGCCGGTTTCGTCCTTGCGGGCGCGGCGCTCCCGGTGTTGGCCGAGGCGGCCGACAAGGCCGCGACCGCCACCGAACTGGATGCGGTCAAGGTCACCGGCGAGATCGTCTACCGTGATCGCACGGAAGCCACCGCGCCGGTGCTGAGCTATGACCTCAGCTACTTCCAGCGCTTCGAGCCACTGACCGTCGGCGACATGCTCAAGCGCGTGCCGAGCGTGGCCTTCCTGTCCGATGTGCTCGAGTACGACGGCGTGCGCCTGCGCGGCCTGGATTCGGCCTACACCCAGATCCTGATCAACGGCGAGAAGGTGCCGGGCGCCGGCTTCGACCGTTCCTTCTTCGTCGACCGCATCCCGGCCGAACTGGTCGAGCGCATCGAGATCGTGCGTTCGGCCTCGGCCGACCGCAGCGGCGACGCGATCGCCGGCACCCTGAACATCGTGCTGCGCGACGGCTATTCGCTGGACGGCGGCTACCTGCGCGCCGGCGGCCTGCACTACGACGACGGCGTCAACCGTGGACTCGGCGGGGTGGTCTGGGGCGGCGCGGTGGGCCCGGGGCGCCTGCTGCTCGGCGCCAACGTGCAGGGTCGGCGCAACCCGAAGGACAAGTTCAGCCAGCGCTTCGACGAACCGGGCGGCACGCTCGACAACACCGAGGTGCAGACCGACGTGCGCAGCGGCACCGATTCCTCGTTCAGTGGCAGCTACGCGGCGCCGGTGGGGAACGGCCAGCTGGACCTCAACGCATTCTTCGTGCGCACCGACCGCCTGCAGGACGAGGATTCCCTCGAGTACCGCAGCGGCATCGAGAACAACGCCAACCTGCTGACGCTGAACGACAACGACGTCGAGATCGACACCCGCAACTGGTCCTTCGACGGCGGCTTCGTGCACGATGCCTGGGGCGGCGAGAACAAGTACCGCATCGGCTACGCGGCCTTCGACGACGAGCAATTCGAGTTCGAGGACGAGATCGAGTACCTGCGCGACAGTAATCCCTTCCCGGAAGACGACCGCTTCACCGGCGACCAGACCTACACCGACCTGGAAGACCGCGAATTCAGCGCGAAATTCAGCCACGAGCGCGGCAGCGATGAGCTGAAGTGGAAGTTCGGCCTCGAGTACCAGGCGAAGGATCGCGACACCTCGATCCTGACCGACCGCAACCGGATCACGATCCCGAATCCGCCGGCCACGCGTCCGGCCATCCCGGGCAGCTATGGCCCCTTCCTGCCGCCCCCGGGCGGTGTCGGTACCATCGAGGAAGACCGCATCGATCCTTTCGTCAAGCTGAGCGGCGAGCGCGGGATCCTCGAATGGGAAGCCGGCCTGCGCTACCAGTACACCGAGACCACCATCATCGACGAGACCGCCGACGCCGCCGATCGCCGCAACGAGCGCGACGATGGCCAGCTGCTGCCGTCGGCGCACCTGCGCTGGAACCTGACCGACATCGACCGGATCACCGCCTCCTTCGCGCGCACCATGCGCCGGCCGAACTTCGACGCGATCACCCCGGCGCTGCTGGAGGCCGAACTGGGCGACAACGATCTGCTCGGCAACCCGGACCTGGACCCGGAAACCGCCTGGGGCTTCGACCTGGGCTATGAGCGCCGCATCGGCCGCGACGGCGTCTTCGGCCTGAATTTCTTCTACCGCGACATCAGCGACCTGATCGAGATCGCCAGCACCGGCGAGGAAGGCAGCGAAGGCGAGGGCACGCTGGTGCTGCAGCCGCGCAACACCGGCGACGGCGAGGTCTGGGGCGTGGAATTCGACCTGTCGACCCCGCTGACGGTCTTCGGCCTGGAGAACACCGGTGTGTTCCTCAACTACTCCTGGCTCGACAGCGAGATCGAGGACGTGTTCGGCACCCGCCAGTTCAACAGCCAGTCGGATTACGTGGCCAACGTCGGGTTCATCCACGAGATCCCGAGCTGGGGCACCAGCTTCGGCGTCACCTGGCGCAAGCAGGGTGCCGCGCTCGGCCGCATCGTCGGCGAGGAAGTGGAGACCACCTATGGCGCCGATGTCGAGGCCTTCATCGAGAAGCGTTTCGGCGAGCAGTTCACCCTGCGCCTGACGGGGTCCAACCTCAACGACGCGGCCAAAGACGAGACCTTCCGCAAGTTCAACACCATCGCGGATCAGCTGGCACTGGAATACGACGAGTACGAACTGGAGACGGAGACCGGCGGCCCGGTGTACCAGCTGGTGGCGCGCTACGCCTTCCAGTAG
- the rsmA gene encoding 16S rRNA (adenine(1518)-N(6)/adenine(1519)-N(6))-dimethyltransferase RsmA, with product MARGEMFARKRFGQNFLRDHNVIERIVRAIDPQPGQRVVEIGPGRGAMTWPLLDALGELTAIEIDRDLIPILEAESAAHGKLTIVEADVLTVDFTALAAGTRLRVVGNLPYNISTPVLFHLLDHAPAIADMHFMLQREVVERMAAPHGDKTYGRLSVALQARCKVEKLFRVMPGSFWPVPKVESAIVRLTPLHDPEREALAATLDTVLRAAFAQRRKTLSNALDGVLDAVTIASCNVRPDARAEQVDVAGFLRLARAL from the coding sequence ATGGCCAGGGGTGAGATGTTTGCGCGCAAGCGCTTCGGTCAGAACTTCCTGCGCGACCACAACGTGATCGAGCGCATCGTCCGCGCGATCGACCCGCAGCCGGGCCAGCGCGTGGTCGAGATCGGCCCCGGCCGCGGCGCGATGACCTGGCCGCTGCTCGACGCGCTCGGCGAGCTGACCGCGATCGAGATCGACCGCGACCTGATCCCGATCCTAGAGGCCGAGAGCGCGGCGCACGGGAAGCTCACCATCGTCGAAGCCGATGTGCTGACCGTCGACTTCACCGCGCTGGCTGCAGGCACCCGCCTGCGCGTGGTCGGCAACCTGCCCTACAACATCTCGACCCCGGTGCTGTTCCACCTGCTGGACCATGCCCCGGCCATCGCGGACATGCACTTCATGCTTCAGCGCGAAGTGGTCGAGCGGATGGCCGCACCGCATGGCGACAAGACCTACGGGCGCCTGTCGGTGGCACTCCAGGCGCGCTGCAAGGTGGAGAAACTGTTCCGCGTGATGCCCGGCAGTTTCTGGCCGGTGCCGAAGGTGGAATCGGCCATCGTGCGCCTGACGCCGCTGCACGACCCCGAACGCGAGGCGCTGGCCGCGACGCTCGACACCGTCCTGCGCGCCGCCTTCGCGCAGCGCCGCAAGACCCTGTCGAATGCGCTGGACGGCGTGCTGGACGCCGTCACCATCGCCAGCTGCAATGTGCGCCCGGATGCGCGCGCCGAGCAGGTCGACGTGGCGGGATTCCTGAGGCTGGCAAGAGCACTCTGA